From the Manis javanica isolate MJ-LG chromosome 13, MJ_LKY, whole genome shotgun sequence genome, one window contains:
- the APC2 gene encoding adenomatous polyposis coli protein 2 isoform X3, which yields MSSFWCLRVTVALQELKMMSSVAPYKQLVRQVEALKAENSHLRRELRDNSSHLSKLETETSGMKEVLKRLQSKLEQEARVLGSLGQTEVLEQLKALQMDIASLYNLKFQPPALEPEPAARTPEESPVHSSGPSKDSFGELSRATIRLLEELDRERCFLLNEIEKEEKEKLWYYSQLQGLSKRLDELPHVETQFSMQMDLIRQQLEFEAQHIRSLMEERFGTSDEMVQRAQIRASRLEQIDKELLSAQDRVQQTEPQALLAVKSVPVEEDPETEVPTHPEDGAPQPGNSKVEVVFWLLSMLATRDQEDTARTLLAMSSSPESCVAMRRSGCLPLLLQILHGVEAGAGGRGGTPGAPGAKDARMRANAALHNIVFSQPDQGLARKEMRVLHVLEQIRAYCETCWDWLQAQDGGPEGGGAPVPIEPQICQATCAVMKLSFDEEYRRAMNELGGLQAVAELLQVDYEMHKMTQDPLNLALRRYAGMTLTNLTFGDVANKATLCAHRGCMEAIVAQLASESEELHQVVSSILRNLSWRADIHSKKVLREVGSMAALMQCVLRASKESTLKSVLSALWNLSAHSTENKAAICQVDGALGFLVSTLTYKCQSNSLAIIESGGGILRNVSSLIATREDYRQVLRDHNCLQTLLQHLTSHSLTIVSNACGTLWNLSARSTRDQELLWDLGAVGMLRNLVHSRHKMIAMGSAAALRNLLAHRPTKYQAAATAVSPGACAPSLYVRKQRALEAELDTRHLVQALDRLGKQGPPEAEAESESEAASKKPLPPLRLLDGLAQDYASDSGCFDDDDAPSLAAAASAAEPASPAVLSLFLGSSFLQGQALGRTPPTCLGGPEVEKEPGGEAAVAARAKAKLALAVARIDRLVEDISALHTSSDDSFSLSSGDPGQEVPREGRAQSCSPCRGPEGGRREAGNCAHPLLRLKAAHASLSNDSLNSGSASDGRCSQDPTRPRPLAVLAEHHEGPLRGQARPHLLDLNLPSVQVDLAARDAVADAHVRTIKLSPSYQHVPLLEGSARAGAGLLGPGTRKQAWLPAEGLSKVPEKLVVGAPPLCMSHCSSLSSLSSAGRPGPSEAGDLDDSDTSLEGLEEAGPSEAELDGAWRRPGAASLPVAIPAPRRGRGLGVEDATPSSSSENCVQETPLVLSRCSSVSSLGSFESPSIASSIPSEPCSGLGSGTVSPSELPDSPGQTMPPSRSKTPPLVPAPSCERDTTQFSLQWESYVKRFLDIADCRERCRLPSEPDAGSVRFTVEKPDENFSCASSLSALALHEHYVQKDVELRLLPPTCLERSQGPSQHVAGHLRWDEAGSRPEGLPAANQELGLLRECLGVAMPTRLRKVASALAPGRGTLPVYMLVPAAREGDPSADSAEGTPVDFSSTTSLSDETLQGRPQDLPGGRADRHKPTGHAAPARQATGHGQRAGGTGRSTGQAWGAGRGRAALELPLRQSPSTCVDRDSARMGRARGDGALQSLCLTTPTEEAVYCFYDNDSEEEPPEAVAAAPRRASGIPRAVKRERPAAASRKEVQSAPKAVPPTRAQPSLIADETPPCFSLSSSASSLSEPESPKSAAGRPQAREPAVPRDLGSGRDSSQGPRAEAELLRHRITAAPRRRPQASAPRHRKPPAAQPDKRPAEGPQEHSSEAAGSDRASDLDSVEWRAIQEGANSIVAWLHQAAAATSKASSESDSIPSMSGPSAGSPQQPAPLRKGRRPRPEGRAGSAVRLERRGPALAQRGGSSRPRSPGGSEKPRGAPKTKSGMPAVLRGRTVIYMPSPATRAQPRGTPSPRAAPRRMGPLSPPQPAAPSKVLGPGQQRSRSLHRLGKTSELTAPTPPQRSATPPARLTKTPSSSSSQTSPASQSLPGRSPPATQASGPLPGPGASQVPRVPARALLAKQHKTQKSPVRIPFMQRPAQRGPPALARAVPEPGPRGRAGAEGCPGVRGGRLGLVRMASARSSGSESSDRSGFRRQLTFIKESHGLLRRRSELSAVEATSSASQGGSPRRGRPVLPAVFLCSSRCDELRADPQKAPAPQRSPVSRPSPSERLPRRTSSESPSRLPVRTPAGQPETVKRYASLPHISVARRSDSATPRPTADSTRRGSDGEARPLPRVATLGTTWRRIRDEDVPHILRSTLPPTALPLMSASPEGVTRNSPQRKTSDAVVQTEDFMATKTNSSTSPSLESREPPQAPVGGLTPLLGSAVDGPGPAKAPSSAHESPGVAAGGFPTSRHGSPSRSARVPPFNYVPSPMVAAATASAVEKATTPTPVSLLE from the exons ATGTCCAGTTTCTGGTGCCTCAGAGTAACCGTG GCACTGCAGGAGCTGAAGATGATGAGTTCCGTGGCGCCCTACAAGCAGCTGGTGCGGCAGGTGGAGGCCTTGAAGGCCGAGAACAGTCACCTGAGGCGGGAGCTGCGGGACAACTCGAGCCACCTGTCCAAACTGGAGACAGAGACATCTGGCATGAAG gaAGTCCTCAAGCGCCTACAGAGCAAGCTGGAGCAGGAGGCCCGAGTGCTGGGGTCCTTGGGGCAGACCGAGGTGCTGGAGCAGCTGAAAG ccctgcagatGGACATCGCCAGCCTGTATAACCTCAAGTTCCAGCCGCCCGCCCTGGAACCTGAGCCCGCTGCCCGGACCCCTGAGGAGAGCCCAGTACACAGTTCCGGGCCCTCCAAGGATAGCTTTGGGGAGCTGAGCCGGGCCACCATCCGGCTGCTGGAGGAGCTGGACCGGGAACG GTGCTTCCTGTTGAACGAGAtcgagaaggaggagaaggagaagctcTGGTACTACTCGCAGCTCCAGGGCCTGTCCAAGCGCCTGGACGAGCTTCCCCACGTGGAGACG CAGTTCTCGATGCAGATGGACCTGATCCGGCAGCAGCTGGAGTTCGAGGCCCAGCACATCCGCTCGCTGATGGAGGAGCGCTTCGGCACGTCGGACGAGATGGTGCAGCGCGCGCAG ATCCGCGCCTCGCGCCTGGAGCAGATCGACAAGGAGCTGCTGTCAGCGCAGGACCGGGTGCAGCAGACGGAACCACAG GCCCTGCTGGCGGTGAAGTCGGTGCCGGTGGAGGAAGACCCCGAGACTGAAGTCCCCACGCACCCTGAGGATGGCGCCCCACAGCCAGGCAACAGCAAG GTGGAGGTGGTCTTCTGGTTGCTGTCCATGCTGGCGACGCGCGACCAGGAGGACACCGCGCGCACGCTGCTCGCCATGTCCAGCTCGCCGGAGAGCTGCGTGGCCATGCGCCGCTCGGGATGTCTGCCGCTGCTCTTGCAGATCCTGCACGGCGTGGAGGCGGGCGCTGGGGGTCGCGGCGGGACTCCCGGGGCGCCTGGGGCCAAGGACGCGCGCATGCGCGCCAACGCGGCGCTGCACAACATCGTCTTCTCACAGCCGGACCAGGGCCTGGCGCGCAAGGAGATGCGGGTCCTGCATGTGCTGGAGCAGATCCGCGCCTACTGCGAGACCTGCTGGGACTGGCTGCAGGCGCAGGACGGCGGGCCAGAGGGAGGCGGCG CCCCGGTCCCCATCGAGCCACAGATCTGCCAGGCCACCTGTGCTGTGATGAAGCTGTCCTTTGATGAGGAATACCGCCGCGCCATGAACGAGCTGG GCGGGCTGCAGGCCGTGGCAGAGCTGCTGCAGGTTGACTATGAGATGCACAAGATGACCCAGGACCCACTCAACCTTGCCCTGCGCCGATACGCTGGCATGACCCTCACCAACCTCACCTTCGGGGATGTCGCCAACAAG GCCACACTGTGTGCCCACCGGGGCTGCATGGAGGCCATTGTGGCCCAGCTGGCTTCCGAGAGCGAGGAGCTCCACCAG gtGGTGTCCAGCATTTTACGTAACCTGTCCTGGAGGGCCGACATCCACAGCAAGAAGGTGCTCAGGGAGGTGGGCAGCATGGCCGCCCTGATGCAGTGTGTCCTGCGGGCCTCCAAG GAGTCCACGCTGAAGAGCGTGCTCAGCGCCCTGTGGAACCTCTCGGCACACAGCACAGAGAACAAGGCGGCCATCTGCCAGGTGGATGGCGCGCTGGGCTTCCTGGTGAGCACGCTGACCTACAAGTGTCAGAGCAACTCGCTGGCCATCATTGAGAGTGGGGGCGGCATCCTGCGTAATGTGTCCAGCCTCATCGCCACCCGCGAGGACTACAG GCAGGTGCTGCGCGACCATAACTGCTTGCAGACGCTGCTGCAGCACCTGACGTCCCACAGCCTGACCATTGTGAGCAACGCCTGCGGCACTCTCTGGAACCTGTCTGCCCGCAGCACGCGAGACCAGGAGCTGCTCTGGGACCTGGGCGCAGTGGGCATGCTCCGCAACCTGGTGCACTCCCGCCACAAGATGATTGCCATGGGCAGTGCCGCTGCCCTGCGCAACCTGCTGGCCCACCGGCCCACCAAGTACCAGGCAGCAGCCACCGCCGTCTCCCCCGGCGCCTGCGCACCCAGCCTGTATGTGCGGAAGCAGCGCGCACTGGAGGCCGAGCTGGACACGCGGCACCTGGTCCAGGCGCTCGACCGCCTGGGGAAGCAGGGTCCTCCTGAGGCTGAGGCCGAGTCCGAGTCCGAGGCTGCCTCCAAGAAGCCGCTGCCCCCACTGCGGCTCCTGGACGGGCTGGCCCAGGACTATGCCTCGGACTCAGGCTGCTTTGATGATGACGACGCACCCTCCCTGGCCGCTGCGGCTTCCGCCGCTGAGCCTGCCAGCCCAGCTGTGCTGTCCCTCTTCCTGGGCAGCTCCTTcctgcaggggcaggcactgggccGCACCCCACCCACCTGCCTCGGTGGCCCAGAGGTGGAGAAGGAGCCCGGTGGAGAGGCAGCTGTGGCGGCCAGGGCCAAGGCCAAGCTAGCGCTGGCAGTGGCGCGAATAGACAGGCTGGTGGAGGACATCTCGGCCCTGCACACATCATCCGATGACAGTTTCAGCCTCAGCTCAGGGGACCCAGGGCAGGAGGTGCCACGGGAGGGCCGTGCTCAGTCCTGCTCGCCCTGCCGGGGGCCCGAGGGTGGGCGGCGGGAGGCGGGCAACTGTGCCCACCCGCTGCTGCGGCTCAAGGCAGCCCACGCCAGCCTCTCCAATGACAGTCTCAACAGCGGCAGTGCCAGTGACGGGCGCTGCTCCCAGGACCCCACACGGCCCCGCCCACTGGCTGTGCTTGCAGAGCACCACGAAGGGCCTCTGAGAGGGCAGGCGCGGCCCCACCTGCTTGACCTCAACCTGCCAAGTGTCCAGGTTGATCTGGCGGCCAGAGACGCGGTGGCCGACGCCCACGTGCGCACCATCAAGCTGTCACCCAGCTACCAACATGTGCCACTGCTCGAGGGCAGTGCCAGGGCGGGTGCAGGGCTACTGGGCCCTGGGACACGGAAGCAGGCCTGGCTGCCTGCAGAGGGCCTGAGCAAGGTTCCCGAGAAGCTGGTGGTGGGGGCGCCACCTCTCTGCATGTCCCACTGCAGCTCCCTGTCCTCCCTGTCCTCGGCTGGCCGCCCGGGCCCCAGTGAGGCTGGGGACCTGGATGACAGTGACACTTCCctggaggggctggaggaggcaggccCCAGTGAGGCAGAGCTGGATGGGGCCTGGCGCAGGCCTGGGGCCGCTTCCCTGCCTGTGGCCATCCCGGCGCCCCGGCGAGGCCGGGGCCTGGGGGTGGAGGATGCCACGCCGTCCAGCTCATCAGAGAACTGTGTGCAGGAAACCCCGCTGGTGCTGAGCCGCTGCAGCTCGGTGAGCTCCCTGGGCAGCTTCGAGAGCCCCTCCATTGCCAGCTCCATCCCCAGCGAGCCCTGCAGTGGGCTAGGCAGCGGCACAGTGAGCCCCAGCGAGCTGCCCGACAGCCCTGGGCAGACCATGCCACCGAGCCGCAGCAAGACACCGCCGCTGGTCCCCGCGCCATCCTGCGAGCGTGACACCACACAGTTCAGTCTGCAGTGGGAGAGCTACGTGAAGCGCTTCCTGGACATCGCCGACTGCCGGGAGCGCTGCCGGTTGCCATCAGAGCCGGACGCGGGCAGCGTGCGCTTCACAGTGGAGAAGCCCGACGAGAACTTCTCGTGTGCCTCGAGCCTTAGCGCGCTGGCGCTGCACGAGCACTACGTGCAGAAGGACGTGGAGCTGCGGCTGCTGCCCCCCACCTGCCTGGAGCGCAGCCAAGGCCCCAGCCAGCACGTGGCCGGGCACCTCCGGTGGGACGAGGCTGGGAGTCGCCCTGAGGGGCTGCCGGCCGCTAATCAGGAGTTGGGGCTGCTGCGTGAGTGCCTGGGCGTGGCCATGCCCACCCGGCTCCGCAAGGTGGCCTCAGCGCTGGCGCCCGGCCGTGGCACGCTGCCTGTGTACATGCTGGTGCCTGCGGCCCGGGAGGGTGATCCCAGCGCTGACTCGGCTGAGGGCACGCCGGTTGACTTCTCCAGCACCACCTCGCTCAGTGACGAGACACTGCAGGGACGGCCCCAGGACCTGCCCGGAGGGCGTGCAGACAGGCACAAGCCCACAGGCCACGCCGCCCCTGCCAGGCAGGCCACTGGGCACgggcagagggcaggaggcaCAGGCCGGAGCACAGGGCAGGcctggggggcaggcaggggccgGGCAGCGCTGGAACTACCTCTCCGCCAGTCCCCCAGCACCTGCGTGGACAGGGACAGCGCCCGCATGGGCCGAGCACGAGGGGACGGGGCGCTGCAGTCACTGTGCCTCACGACGCCCACAGAGGAGGCCGTGTACTGCTTCTATGACAACGATTCTGAAGAAGAGCCCCCGGAGGCGGTGGCGGCAGCCCCCAGGCGGGCGTCCGGGATCCCCCGTGCGGTGAAGAGGGAGCGCCCAGCCGCGGCCAGCAGGAAGGAGGTGCAGTCCGCACCCAAGGCCGTGCCGCCCACCCGGGCCCAGCCCAGCCTGATCGCCGACGAGACACCACCGTGCTTTTCCCTCAGCTCCTCCGCCAGCTCCCTCAGCGAGCCCGAGTCCCCCAAGTCTGCGGCAGGCCGGCCCCAAGCCCGCGAGCCAGCGGTCCCCAGGGACCTGGGCAGCGGGCGTGACAGCTCCCAAGGCCCGCGGGCCGAGGCCGAGCTGCTGCGGCACCGCATCACAGCTGCGCCcaggcgccggccccaggcaTCAGCCCCACGGCACCGCAAGCCCCCAGCTGCCCAGCCAGACAAAAGGCCCGCGGAGGGGCCCCAGGAGCACAGCAGCGAGGCCGCAGGCTCAGACCGCGCCTCGGACCTGGACAGTGTGGAGTGGCGTGCCATCCAGGAGGGCGCCAACTCCATCGTCGCGTGGCTGCACCAGGCAGCGGCAGCCACAAGCAAGGCCTCGTCTGAGTCGGATTCCATCCCATCCATGTCGGGGCCCTCTGCGGGCTCCCCCCAGCAGCCTGCCCCGCTCAGGAAGGGGAGACGGCCAAGGCCAGAGGGCCGGGCAGGGAGCGCCGTGCGGCTGGAGAGACGGggccctgccctggcccagcGTGGCGGCAGCAGCCGGCCGCGCTCTCCCGGTGGCTCTGAGAAGCCGCGTGGCGCTCCGAAGACCAAGTCTGGAATGCCAGCTGTGCTCCGGGGGCGGACAGTGATCTACATGCCAAGCCCAGCGACCCGGGCTCAGCCCAGAGGCACCCCCAGTCCCCGTGCAGCCCCGAGGAGGATGGGACCCCTGAGCCCCCCACAGCCAGCAGCCCCCTCCAAAGTGCTGGGCCCCGGACAGCAGCGGTCCCGAAGCCTACACCGGCTGGGCAAGACCTCGGAGCTGACAGCGCCCACCCCGCCCCAGAGGAGTGCCACGCCACCCGCCCGCCTCACCAAGACTCCCTCGTCCAGCTCCTCCCAGACCTCCCCAGCCTCTCAGTCCCTGCCCGGGAGGTCACCCCCTGCCACCCAGGCTTCAGggcccctgcctggccctggggcttCTCAGGTGCCCAGGGTCCCTGCGCGGGCCCTGCTGGCCAAGCAGCACAAGACGCAGAAGTCGCCAGTTCGGATCCCATTCATGCAGAGGCCCGCCCAGCGGGGGCCACCAGCCCTGGCCAGGGCAGTcccagagccaggccccaggggccgggcaggggctgaggggtgTCCAGGTGTCCGGGGAGGCCGCCTGGGCCTGGTGCGCATGGCCTCTGCCCGCTCCAGTGGTAGCGAGTCCTCTGACCGCTCAGGTTTCCGGCGGCAGCTGACCTTTATCAAGGAGTCCCACGGCCTGCTGCGCCGGCGCTCAGAGCTGTCAGCTGTGGAGGCCACGAGCTCCGCCTCCCAGGGTGGGTCGCCCCGCCGAGGCCGGCCCGTGCTGCCTGCCGTCTTCCTCTGCTCCTCGCGCTGTGATGAGCTGCGGGCAGACCCCCAGAAGGCCCCGGCCCCCCAGCGGTCCCCCGTGTCCAGACCCAGTCCCAGCGAGCGGCTGCCCCGGCGCACCAGCTCTGAGAGCCCGTCCCGCCTGCCCGTCCGCACGCCAGCTGGCCAGCCTGAGACGGTCAAGCGTTACGCCTCCCTGCCTCACATCAGCGTGGCCCGCAGGTCTGACAGTGCCACCCCCAGACCCACAGCTGACAGCACCCGCCGAGGCAGCGATGGGGAGGCCCGCCCACTGCCCAGGGTAGCCACACTGGGCACCACGTGGCGCCGCATCCGGGATGAGGATGTTCCCCACATTCTGCGGAGCACGCTGCCCCCCACTGCCCTGCCACTGATGAGTGCTTCGCCAGAGGGGGTCACCAGAAACTCCCCTCAGCGCAAGACCAGTGATGCTGTAGTCCAGACGGAGGACTTCATGGCCACCAAGACCAATTCCAGCACATCCCCCAGCCTAGAGAGCAGGGAGCCCCCCCAGGCTCCAGTCGGTGGCCTCACACCCCTCCTCGGCAGCGCTGTGGACGGGCCTGGGCCCGCCAAGGCACCCTCGTCTGCCCACGAGAGCCCaggggtggctgctgggggcttCCCCACAAGCCGGCATGGCTCCCCCAGCCGCTCAGCCCGTGTCCCCCCCTTCAACTATGTGCCCAGCCCCATGGTGGCAGCAGCCACTGCCTCGGCCGTGGAGAAGGCCACTACTCCAACCCCTGTCAGCCTCCTGGAATAG